From Symphalangus syndactylus isolate Jambi chromosome 17, NHGRI_mSymSyn1-v2.1_pri, whole genome shotgun sequence, one genomic window encodes:
- the PAN2 gene encoding PAN2-PAN3 deadenylation complex catalytic subunit PAN2 isoform X8 yields MNFEGLDPGLAEYAPAMHSALDPVLDAHLNPSLLQNVELDPEGVALEALPVQESVHIMEGVYSELHSVVAEVGVPVSVSHFDLHEEMLWVGSHGGHATSFFGPALERYSSFQVNGSDDIRQIQSLENGILFLTKNNLKYMARGGLIIFDYLLDENEDMHSLLLTDSSTLLIGGLQNHILEIDLNTVQETQKYAVETPGVTIMRQTNRFFFCGHTSGKVSLRDLRTFKVEHEFDAFSGSLSDFDVHGNLLAACGFSSRLTGLACDRFLKVYDLRMMRAITPLQVHVDPAFLRFIPTYTSRLAIISQSGQCQFCEPTGLANPADIFHVNPVGPLLMTFDVSASKQALAFGDSEGCVHLWTDSPEPSFNPYSRETEFALPCLVDSLPPLDWSQDLLPLSLIPVPLTTDTLLSDWPAANSAPAPRRAPPVDAEILRTMKKVGFIGYAPNPRTRLRNQIPYRLKESESEFDSFSQVTESPVGREEEPHLHMVSKKYRKVTIKYSKLGLEDFDFKHYNKTLFAGLEPHIPNAYCNCMIQVLYFLEPVRCLIQNHLCQKEFCLACELGFLFHMLDLSRGDPCQGNNFLRAFRTIPEASALGLILADSDEASGKGNLARLIQRWNRFILTQLHQDMQELEVPQAYRGAGGSFCSSGDSVIGQLFSCEMENCSLCRCGSETVRASSTLLFTLSYPDGSKNKTGKNYDFAQVLKRSICLDQNTQAWCDTCEKYQPTIQTRNIRHLPDILVINCEVNSSKEADFWRIQAEVAFKMAVKKRGGEIAKNKEFALADWKELGSPEGVLVCPSIEELKNVWLPFSIRMKMTKNKGLDVCNWTDGDEMQWGPARAEEEHGVYVYDLMATVVHILDSRTGGSLVAHIKVGETYHQRKEGVTHQQWYLFNDFLIEPIDKHEAVQFDMNWKVPAILYYVKRNLNSRYNLNIKNPIEANVLLAEASLARKQRKTHTTFIPLMLNEMPQIGDLVGLDAEFVTLNEEEAELRSDGTKSTIKPSQMSVARITCVRGQGPNEGIPFIDDYISTQEQVVDYLTQYSGIKPGDLDAKISSKHLTTLKSTYLKLRFLIDIGVKFVGHGLQKDFRVINLMVPKDQVLDTVYLFHMPRKRMISLRFLAWYFLDLKIQGETHDSIEDARTALQLYRKYLELSKNGTEPESFHKVLKGLYEKGRKMDWKVPEPEGQTSPKNAAVFSSVLAL; encoded by the exons ATGAACTTTGAGGGTCTGGACCCTGGACTGGCAGAGTATGCCCCAGCCATGCATTCTGCCCTGGACCCTGTCCTGGATGCCCACCTGAACCCAAGTCTGCTACAGAATGTGGAGCTGGACCCAGAGGGAGTGGCCTTGGAGGCTCTTCCCGTCCAGGAATCAGTGCACATAATGGAAGGTGTCTACTCTGAATTGCACAGCGTGGTGGCTGAAGTGGGTGTACCTGTTTCCGTCTCCCACTTTGACTTGCACGAGGAGATGCTGTGGGTGGGGAGCCATGGG GGCCATGCCACTTCATTTTTTGGCCCAGCCTTGGAGCGCTACTCATCCTTTCAAGTCAATGGCAGTGATGATATTCGGCAGATCCAGAGCCTGGAGAATGGTATCCTTTTTCTCACCAAGAACAACCTCAAGTATATGGCCCGTGGGGGCCTCATTATATTTGATTACCT GCTAGATGAGAATGAGGATATGCACAGTCTCCTACTGACTGACAGCAGCACTCTACTCATTGGTGGGTTGCAGAATCACATACTAGAGATTGATCTTAACACTGTCCAAGAGACTCAGAAG TATGCAGTAGAGACACCTGGAGTCACCATCATGAGACAGACAAATCGCTTCTTCTTCTGCGGCCACACGTCTGGCAAG gtttCCCTGAGAGACCTCCGTACTTTTAAGGTGGAACATGAGTTTGATGCCTTCTCAGGAAGTCTGTCAGACTTTGATGTGCATGGCAACCTGTTAGCTGCCTGTGGCTTCTCCAGCCGCCTCACTGGCCTGGCCTGCGACCGTTTCCTCAAGGTGTATGATTTGCGCATGATGCGTGCCATCACACCACTTCAAGTACATGTGGATCCTGCCTTCTTGCGCTTCATTCCTACATATACTTCTCGTCTTGCTATCATCTCTCAGTCAG GGCAGTGCCAATTCTGTGAACCCACAGGCCTGGCCAACCCAGCAGATATCTTTCATGTGAATCCTGTGGGTCCTCTGCTAATGACATTTGATGTGTCAGCCAGCAAGCAGGCTCTGGCCTTTGGGGATTCTGAGGGCTGTGTGCACCTCTGGACTGATTCCCCGGAGCCTTCCTTCAACCCCTACTCCCGTGAGACTGAGTTTGCTTTGCCGTGCCTCGTGGACTCACTGCCTCCTCTGGACTGGAGCCAGGACCTGCTGCCTCTTTCCCTCATCCCTGTCCCACTCACCACTGACACACTTCTCTCTGATTGGCCTGCTGCCAACTctgctccagctcccag GCGAGCACCACCCGTGGATGCAGAGATTCTGCGCACCATGAAGAAGGTGGGCTTCATTGGCTATGCGCCCAATCCCCGCACCAGGCTGCGCAATCAG ATACCTTACAGACTCAAGGAGTCAGAGAGTGAATTTGACAGCTTCAGCCAGGTCACTGAGTCACCAGTAGGACGAGAAGAGGAACCACATCTCCACATGGTTTCTAAGAAATACCGCAAG GTGACCATCAAATATTCCAAGCTAGGGCTGGAGGACTTTGACTTCAAACACTACAATAAGACTTTGTTTGCTGGATTAGAGCCCCACATTCCCAATGCCTACTGTAACTGCATGATCCAG GTGCTCTATTTCCTGGAGCCTGTACGCTGTCTAATTCAAAACCACCTTTGCCAGAAGGAGTTCTGTCTGGCATGTGAGCTGGGCTTCCTGTTTCACATGTTGGACCTCTCTCGTGGTGACCCTTGCCAG GGCAATAATTTTCTTCGGGCATTCCGTACTATTCCTGAGGCTTCAGCCCTTGGTCTGATCCTGGCTGACTCAGATGAGGCCTCAGGCAAGGGCAATCTGGCCAGGCTCATTCAGAGGTGGAATCGCTTCATTCTCACTCAACTGCATCAAGATATGCAGGAGCTGGAAGTACCACAGGCTTATCGAGGTGCTGGAGGCAG CTTTTGCTCATCGGGGGACTCTGTTATTGGGCAGCTCTTCAGCTGTGAGATGGAGAACTGCAGCCTCTGCCGCTGTGGCAGTGAGACCGTGCGAGCCTCATCCACCCTGCTTTTCACACTCTCCTACCCTGATGGTAGCAAAA ATAAAACTGGGAAGAACTATGACTTTGCTCAGGTGCTGAAGCGAAGCATCTGCCTGGACCAGAATACACAGGCCTGGTGTGACACCTGCGAAAAGTACCAGCCCACG ATTCAGACCCGCAACATCCGCCATCTGCCAGATATTCTTGTCATCAATTGTGAGGTGAACAGCTCAAAAGAGGCTGATTTCTGGAGAATCCAGGCTGAG GTTGCCTTCAAGATGGCAGTAAAGAAACGTGGTGGGGAAATCGCCAAGAACAAGGAATTTGCTTTGGCTGATTG GAAGGAACTAGGGAGTCCAGAGGGTGTGCTGGTGTGTCCCTCCATTGAGGAGTTGAAGAACGTCTGGCTTCCTTTCTCCATTCGCATGAAGATGACCAAGAACAAAGGGCTGGATGTTTGCAATTGGACTGATGGGGATGAGATGCAG TGGGGCCCAGCCAGGGCAGAGGAGGAGCATGGTGTCTATGTGTATGACCTGATGGCTACTGTGGTACACATCCTGGACTCACGCACAGGGGGcagcctggtggctcacatcAAAGTTGGAGAGACCTACCACCAGCGCAAGGAG GGCGTTACTCACCAGCAGTGGTATCTGTTCAATGACTTTCTTATTGAACCTATTGATAAG CATGAAGCTGTGCAGTTTGACATGAATTGGAAAGTACCTGCAATCCTTTATTATGTCAAACGGAATCTCAATTCCAGATACAACCTGAACA TCAAGAACCCTATTGAGGCAAATGTCTTGCTAGCTGAAGCCTCGCTGGCACGGAAGCAGCGGAAAACACATACTACCTTTATTCCACTGATGCTGAATGAGATGCCACAGATTGGGGACCTGGTGGGTCTGGATGCTGAGTTTGTCACCCTTAATGAG GAGGAAGCAGAGTTACGCAGTGATGGTACCAAGTCCACCATTAAACCAAGCCAGATGTCAGTAGCCAGGATTACCTGTGTTCGGGGCCAGGGACCCAATGAGGGTATCCCCTTCATTGATGACTACATCTCTACCCAGGAGCAG GTGGTGGATTACTTGACTCAATACTCGGGTATAAAGCCTGGTGACCTCGATGCCAAAATTTCCTCCAAGCACCTAACAACTCTCAAGTCTACCTACTTAAAGCTTCGTTTTCTCATTGACATTGGAGTCAAGTTTGTGGGTCATGGCCTGCAGAAGGACTTCCGGGTCATCAACCTGATG GTGCCCAAGGACCAAGTCCTTGACACTGTCTACCTGTTCCATATGCCCCGAAAACGAATGATTTCCCTGCGATTCCTTGCTTGGTACTTTCTGG ACCTGAAGATTCAAGGGGAAACCCATGACAGTATTGAGGATGCCCGCACAGCCCTTCAGCTCTACCGAAAGTATCTGGAGCTAAGCAAAAATGGCACTGAGCCTGAGTCTTTCCACAAGGTGCTCAAGGGTCTTTATGAGAAGGGCAGAAAGATGGACTGGAAGGTGCCTGAGCCTGAGGGCCAAACAAGTCCCAAGA ATGCAGCTGTCTTCTCCTCAGTGCTGGCGCTCTGA
- the PAN2 gene encoding PAN2-PAN3 deadenylation complex catalytic subunit PAN2 isoform X12, with amino-acid sequence MNFEGLDPGLAEYAPAMHSALDPVLDAHLNPSLLQNVELDPEGVALEALPVQESVHIMEGVYSELHSVVAEVGVPVSVSHFDLHEEMLWVGSHGGHATSFFGPALERYSSFQVNGSDDIRQIQSLENGILFLTKNNLKYMARGGLIIFDYLLDENEDMHSLLLTDSSTLLIGGLQNHILEIDLNTVQETQKYAVETPGVTIMRQTNRFFFCGHTSGKVSLRDLRTFKVEHEFDAFSGSLSDFDVHGNLLAACGFSSRLTGLACDRFLKVYDLRMMRAITPLQVHVDPAFLRFIPTYTSRLAIISQSGQCQFCEPTGLANPADIFHVNPVGPLLMTFDVSASKQALAFGDSEGCVHLWTDSPEPSFNPYSRETEFALPCLVDSLPPLDWSQDLLPLSLIPVPLTTDTLLSDWPAANSAPAPRRAPPVDAEILRTMKKVGFIGYAPNPRTRLRNQIPYRLKESESEFDSFSQVTESPVGREEEPHLHMVSKKYRKVTIKYSKLGLEDFDFKHYNKTLFAGLEPHIPNAYCNCMIQVLYFLEPVRCLIQNHLCQKEFCLACELGFLFHMLDLSRGDPCQGNNFLRAFRTIPEASALGLILADSDEASGKGNLARLIQRWNRFILTQLHQDMQELEVPQAYRGAGGSSFCSSGDSVIGQLFSCEMENCSLCRCGSETVRASSTLLFTLSYPDGSKSDKTGKNYDFAQVLKRSICLDQNTQAWCDTCEKYQPTIQTRNIRHLPDILVINCEVNSSKEADFWRIQAEVAFKMAVKKRGGEIAKNKEFALADWKELGSPEGVLVCPSIEELKNVWLPFSIRMKMTKNKGLDVCNWTDGDEMQWGPARAEEEHGVYVYDLMATVVHILDSRTGGSLVAHIKVGETYHQRKEGVTHQQWYLFNDFLIEPIDKHEAVQFDMNWKVPAILYYVKRNLNSRYNLNIKNPIEANVLLAEASLARKQRKTHTTFIPLMLNEMPQIGDLVGLDAEFVTLNEEEAELRSDGTKSTIKPSQMSVARITCVRGQGPNEGIPFIDDYISTQEQVVDYLTQYSGIKPGDLDAKISSKHLTTLKSTYLKLRFLIDIGVKFVGHGLQKDFRVINLMVPKDQVLDTVYLFHMPRKRMISLRFLAWYFLDAAVFSSVLAL; translated from the exons ATGAACTTTGAGGGTCTGGACCCTGGACTGGCAGAGTATGCCCCAGCCATGCATTCTGCCCTGGACCCTGTCCTGGATGCCCACCTGAACCCAAGTCTGCTACAGAATGTGGAGCTGGACCCAGAGGGAGTGGCCTTGGAGGCTCTTCCCGTCCAGGAATCAGTGCACATAATGGAAGGTGTCTACTCTGAATTGCACAGCGTGGTGGCTGAAGTGGGTGTACCTGTTTCCGTCTCCCACTTTGACTTGCACGAGGAGATGCTGTGGGTGGGGAGCCATGGG GGCCATGCCACTTCATTTTTTGGCCCAGCCTTGGAGCGCTACTCATCCTTTCAAGTCAATGGCAGTGATGATATTCGGCAGATCCAGAGCCTGGAGAATGGTATCCTTTTTCTCACCAAGAACAACCTCAAGTATATGGCCCGTGGGGGCCTCATTATATTTGATTACCT GCTAGATGAGAATGAGGATATGCACAGTCTCCTACTGACTGACAGCAGCACTCTACTCATTGGTGGGTTGCAGAATCACATACTAGAGATTGATCTTAACACTGTCCAAGAGACTCAGAAG TATGCAGTAGAGACACCTGGAGTCACCATCATGAGACAGACAAATCGCTTCTTCTTCTGCGGCCACACGTCTGGCAAG gtttCCCTGAGAGACCTCCGTACTTTTAAGGTGGAACATGAGTTTGATGCCTTCTCAGGAAGTCTGTCAGACTTTGATGTGCATGGCAACCTGTTAGCTGCCTGTGGCTTCTCCAGCCGCCTCACTGGCCTGGCCTGCGACCGTTTCCTCAAGGTGTATGATTTGCGCATGATGCGTGCCATCACACCACTTCAAGTACATGTGGATCCTGCCTTCTTGCGCTTCATTCCTACATATACTTCTCGTCTTGCTATCATCTCTCAGTCAG GGCAGTGCCAATTCTGTGAACCCACAGGCCTGGCCAACCCAGCAGATATCTTTCATGTGAATCCTGTGGGTCCTCTGCTAATGACATTTGATGTGTCAGCCAGCAAGCAGGCTCTGGCCTTTGGGGATTCTGAGGGCTGTGTGCACCTCTGGACTGATTCCCCGGAGCCTTCCTTCAACCCCTACTCCCGTGAGACTGAGTTTGCTTTGCCGTGCCTCGTGGACTCACTGCCTCCTCTGGACTGGAGCCAGGACCTGCTGCCTCTTTCCCTCATCCCTGTCCCACTCACCACTGACACACTTCTCTCTGATTGGCCTGCTGCCAACTctgctccagctcccag GCGAGCACCACCCGTGGATGCAGAGATTCTGCGCACCATGAAGAAGGTGGGCTTCATTGGCTATGCGCCCAATCCCCGCACCAGGCTGCGCAATCAG ATACCTTACAGACTCAAGGAGTCAGAGAGTGAATTTGACAGCTTCAGCCAGGTCACTGAGTCACCAGTAGGACGAGAAGAGGAACCACATCTCCACATGGTTTCTAAGAAATACCGCAAG GTGACCATCAAATATTCCAAGCTAGGGCTGGAGGACTTTGACTTCAAACACTACAATAAGACTTTGTTTGCTGGATTAGAGCCCCACATTCCCAATGCCTACTGTAACTGCATGATCCAG GTGCTCTATTTCCTGGAGCCTGTACGCTGTCTAATTCAAAACCACCTTTGCCAGAAGGAGTTCTGTCTGGCATGTGAGCTGGGCTTCCTGTTTCACATGTTGGACCTCTCTCGTGGTGACCCTTGCCAG GGCAATAATTTTCTTCGGGCATTCCGTACTATTCCTGAGGCTTCAGCCCTTGGTCTGATCCTGGCTGACTCAGATGAGGCCTCAGGCAAGGGCAATCTGGCCAGGCTCATTCAGAGGTGGAATCGCTTCATTCTCACTCAACTGCATCAAGATATGCAGGAGCTGGAAGTACCACAGGCTTATCGAGGTGCTGGAGGCAG CAGCTTTTGCTCATCGGGGGACTCTGTTATTGGGCAGCTCTTCAGCTGTGAGATGGAGAACTGCAGCCTCTGCCGCTGTGGCAGTGAGACCGTGCGAGCCTCATCCACCCTGCTTTTCACACTCTCCTACCCTGATGGTAGCAAAAGTG ATAAAACTGGGAAGAACTATGACTTTGCTCAGGTGCTGAAGCGAAGCATCTGCCTGGACCAGAATACACAGGCCTGGTGTGACACCTGCGAAAAGTACCAGCCCACG ATTCAGACCCGCAACATCCGCCATCTGCCAGATATTCTTGTCATCAATTGTGAGGTGAACAGCTCAAAAGAGGCTGATTTCTGGAGAATCCAGGCTGAG GTTGCCTTCAAGATGGCAGTAAAGAAACGTGGTGGGGAAATCGCCAAGAACAAGGAATTTGCTTTGGCTGATTG GAAGGAACTAGGGAGTCCAGAGGGTGTGCTGGTGTGTCCCTCCATTGAGGAGTTGAAGAACGTCTGGCTTCCTTTCTCCATTCGCATGAAGATGACCAAGAACAAAGGGCTGGATGTTTGCAATTGGACTGATGGGGATGAGATGCAG TGGGGCCCAGCCAGGGCAGAGGAGGAGCATGGTGTCTATGTGTATGACCTGATGGCTACTGTGGTACACATCCTGGACTCACGCACAGGGGGcagcctggtggctcacatcAAAGTTGGAGAGACCTACCACCAGCGCAAGGAG GGCGTTACTCACCAGCAGTGGTATCTGTTCAATGACTTTCTTATTGAACCTATTGATAAG CATGAAGCTGTGCAGTTTGACATGAATTGGAAAGTACCTGCAATCCTTTATTATGTCAAACGGAATCTCAATTCCAGATACAACCTGAACA TCAAGAACCCTATTGAGGCAAATGTCTTGCTAGCTGAAGCCTCGCTGGCACGGAAGCAGCGGAAAACACATACTACCTTTATTCCACTGATGCTGAATGAGATGCCACAGATTGGGGACCTGGTGGGTCTGGATGCTGAGTTTGTCACCCTTAATGAG GAGGAAGCAGAGTTACGCAGTGATGGTACCAAGTCCACCATTAAACCAAGCCAGATGTCAGTAGCCAGGATTACCTGTGTTCGGGGCCAGGGACCCAATGAGGGTATCCCCTTCATTGATGACTACATCTCTACCCAGGAGCAG GTGGTGGATTACTTGACTCAATACTCGGGTATAAAGCCTGGTGACCTCGATGCCAAAATTTCCTCCAAGCACCTAACAACTCTCAAGTCTACCTACTTAAAGCTTCGTTTTCTCATTGACATTGGAGTCAAGTTTGTGGGTCATGGCCTGCAGAAGGACTTCCGGGTCATCAACCTGATG GTGCCCAAGGACCAAGTCCTTGACACTGTCTACCTGTTCCATATGCCCCGAAAACGAATGATTTCCCTGCGATTCCTTGCTTGGTACTTTCTGG ATGCAGCTGTCTTCTCCTCAGTGCTGGCGCTCTGA
- the PAN2 gene encoding PAN2-PAN3 deadenylation complex catalytic subunit PAN2 isoform X3, producing the protein MNFEGLDPGLAEYAPAMHSALDPVLDAHLNPSLLQNVELDPEGVALEALPVQESVHIMEGVYSELHSVVAEVGVPVSVSHFDLHEEMLWVGSHGGHATSFFGPALERYSSFQVNGSDDIRQIQSLENGILFLTKNNLKYMARGGLIIFDYLLDENEDMHSLLLTDSSTLLIGGLQNHILEIDLNTVQETQKYAVETPGVTIMRQTNRFFFCGHTSGKVSLRDLRTFKVEHEFDAFSGSLSDFDVHGNLLAACGFSSRLTGLACDRFLKVYDLRMMRAITPLQVHVDPAFLRFIPTYTSRLAIISQSGQCQFCEPTGLANPADIFHVNPVGPLLMTFDVSASKQALAFGDSEGCVHLWTDSPEPSFNPYSRETEFALPCLVDSLPPLDWSQDLLPLSLIPVPLTTDTLLSDWPAANSAPAPRRAPPVDAEILRTMKKVGFIGYAPNPRTRLRNQIPYRLKESESEFDSFSQVTESPVGREEEPHLHMVSKKYRKVTIKYSKLGLEDFDFKHYNKTLFAGLEPHIPNAYCNCMIQVLYFLEPVRCLIQNHLCQKEFCLACELGFLFHMLDLSRGDPCQGNNFLRAFRTIPEASALGLILADSDEASGKGNLARLIQRWNRFILTQLHQDMQELEVPQAYRGAGGSSFCSSGDSVIGQLFSCEMENCSLCRCGSETVRASSTLLFTLSYPDDKTGKNYDFAQVLKRSICLDQNTQAWCDTCEKYQPTIQTRNIRHLPDILVINCEVNSSKEADFWRIQAEVAFKMAVKKRGGEIAKNKEFALADWKELGSPEGVLVCPSIEELKNVWLPFSIRMKMTKNKGLDVCNWTDGDEMQWGPARAEEEHGVYVYDLMATVVHILDSRTGGSLVAHIKVGETYHQRKEGVTHQQWYLFNDFLIEPIDKHEAVQFDMNWKVPAILYYVKRNLNSRYNLNIKNPIEANVLLAEASLARKQRKTHTTFIPLMLNEMPQIGDLVGLDAEFVTLNEEEAELRSDGTKSTIKPSQMSVARITCVRGQGPNEGIPFIDDYISTQEQVVDYLTQYSGIKPGDLDAKISSKHLTTLKSTYLKLRFLIDIGVKFVGHGLQKDFRVINLMVWQGSFKSLLVPKDQVLDTVYLFHMPRKRMISLRFLAWYFLDLKIQGETHDSIEDARTALQLYRKYLELSKNGTEPESFHKVLKGLYEKGRKMDWKVPEPEGQTSPKNAAVFSSVLAL; encoded by the exons ATGAACTTTGAGGGTCTGGACCCTGGACTGGCAGAGTATGCCCCAGCCATGCATTCTGCCCTGGACCCTGTCCTGGATGCCCACCTGAACCCAAGTCTGCTACAGAATGTGGAGCTGGACCCAGAGGGAGTGGCCTTGGAGGCTCTTCCCGTCCAGGAATCAGTGCACATAATGGAAGGTGTCTACTCTGAATTGCACAGCGTGGTGGCTGAAGTGGGTGTACCTGTTTCCGTCTCCCACTTTGACTTGCACGAGGAGATGCTGTGGGTGGGGAGCCATGGG GGCCATGCCACTTCATTTTTTGGCCCAGCCTTGGAGCGCTACTCATCCTTTCAAGTCAATGGCAGTGATGATATTCGGCAGATCCAGAGCCTGGAGAATGGTATCCTTTTTCTCACCAAGAACAACCTCAAGTATATGGCCCGTGGGGGCCTCATTATATTTGATTACCT GCTAGATGAGAATGAGGATATGCACAGTCTCCTACTGACTGACAGCAGCACTCTACTCATTGGTGGGTTGCAGAATCACATACTAGAGATTGATCTTAACACTGTCCAAGAGACTCAGAAG TATGCAGTAGAGACACCTGGAGTCACCATCATGAGACAGACAAATCGCTTCTTCTTCTGCGGCCACACGTCTGGCAAG gtttCCCTGAGAGACCTCCGTACTTTTAAGGTGGAACATGAGTTTGATGCCTTCTCAGGAAGTCTGTCAGACTTTGATGTGCATGGCAACCTGTTAGCTGCCTGTGGCTTCTCCAGCCGCCTCACTGGCCTGGCCTGCGACCGTTTCCTCAAGGTGTATGATTTGCGCATGATGCGTGCCATCACACCACTTCAAGTACATGTGGATCCTGCCTTCTTGCGCTTCATTCCTACATATACTTCTCGTCTTGCTATCATCTCTCAGTCAG GGCAGTGCCAATTCTGTGAACCCACAGGCCTGGCCAACCCAGCAGATATCTTTCATGTGAATCCTGTGGGTCCTCTGCTAATGACATTTGATGTGTCAGCCAGCAAGCAGGCTCTGGCCTTTGGGGATTCTGAGGGCTGTGTGCACCTCTGGACTGATTCCCCGGAGCCTTCCTTCAACCCCTACTCCCGTGAGACTGAGTTTGCTTTGCCGTGCCTCGTGGACTCACTGCCTCCTCTGGACTGGAGCCAGGACCTGCTGCCTCTTTCCCTCATCCCTGTCCCACTCACCACTGACACACTTCTCTCTGATTGGCCTGCTGCCAACTctgctccagctcccag GCGAGCACCACCCGTGGATGCAGAGATTCTGCGCACCATGAAGAAGGTGGGCTTCATTGGCTATGCGCCCAATCCCCGCACCAGGCTGCGCAATCAG ATACCTTACAGACTCAAGGAGTCAGAGAGTGAATTTGACAGCTTCAGCCAGGTCACTGAGTCACCAGTAGGACGAGAAGAGGAACCACATCTCCACATGGTTTCTAAGAAATACCGCAAG GTGACCATCAAATATTCCAAGCTAGGGCTGGAGGACTTTGACTTCAAACACTACAATAAGACTTTGTTTGCTGGATTAGAGCCCCACATTCCCAATGCCTACTGTAACTGCATGATCCAG GTGCTCTATTTCCTGGAGCCTGTACGCTGTCTAATTCAAAACCACCTTTGCCAGAAGGAGTTCTGTCTGGCATGTGAGCTGGGCTTCCTGTTTCACATGTTGGACCTCTCTCGTGGTGACCCTTGCCAG GGCAATAATTTTCTTCGGGCATTCCGTACTATTCCTGAGGCTTCAGCCCTTGGTCTGATCCTGGCTGACTCAGATGAGGCCTCAGGCAAGGGCAATCTGGCCAGGCTCATTCAGAGGTGGAATCGCTTCATTCTCACTCAACTGCATCAAGATATGCAGGAGCTGGAAGTACCACAGGCTTATCGAGGTGCTGGAGGCAG CAGCTTTTGCTCATCGGGGGACTCTGTTATTGGGCAGCTCTTCAGCTGTGAGATGGAGAACTGCAGCCTCTGCCGCTGTGGCAGTGAGACCGTGCGAGCCTCATCCACCCTGCTTTTCACACTCTCCTACCCTGATG ATAAAACTGGGAAGAACTATGACTTTGCTCAGGTGCTGAAGCGAAGCATCTGCCTGGACCAGAATACACAGGCCTGGTGTGACACCTGCGAAAAGTACCAGCCCACG ATTCAGACCCGCAACATCCGCCATCTGCCAGATATTCTTGTCATCAATTGTGAGGTGAACAGCTCAAAAGAGGCTGATTTCTGGAGAATCCAGGCTGAG GTTGCCTTCAAGATGGCAGTAAAGAAACGTGGTGGGGAAATCGCCAAGAACAAGGAATTTGCTTTGGCTGATTG GAAGGAACTAGGGAGTCCAGAGGGTGTGCTGGTGTGTCCCTCCATTGAGGAGTTGAAGAACGTCTGGCTTCCTTTCTCCATTCGCATGAAGATGACCAAGAACAAAGGGCTGGATGTTTGCAATTGGACTGATGGGGATGAGATGCAG TGGGGCCCAGCCAGGGCAGAGGAGGAGCATGGTGTCTATGTGTATGACCTGATGGCTACTGTGGTACACATCCTGGACTCACGCACAGGGGGcagcctggtggctcacatcAAAGTTGGAGAGACCTACCACCAGCGCAAGGAG GGCGTTACTCACCAGCAGTGGTATCTGTTCAATGACTTTCTTATTGAACCTATTGATAAG CATGAAGCTGTGCAGTTTGACATGAATTGGAAAGTACCTGCAATCCTTTATTATGTCAAACGGAATCTCAATTCCAGATACAACCTGAACA TCAAGAACCCTATTGAGGCAAATGTCTTGCTAGCTGAAGCCTCGCTGGCACGGAAGCAGCGGAAAACACATACTACCTTTATTCCACTGATGCTGAATGAGATGCCACAGATTGGGGACCTGGTGGGTCTGGATGCTGAGTTTGTCACCCTTAATGAG GAGGAAGCAGAGTTACGCAGTGATGGTACCAAGTCCACCATTAAACCAAGCCAGATGTCAGTAGCCAGGATTACCTGTGTTCGGGGCCAGGGACCCAATGAGGGTATCCCCTTCATTGATGACTACATCTCTACCCAGGAGCAG GTGGTGGATTACTTGACTCAATACTCGGGTATAAAGCCTGGTGACCTCGATGCCAAAATTTCCTCCAAGCACCTAACAACTCTCAAGTCTACCTACTTAAAGCTTCGTTTTCTCATTGACATTGGAGTCAAGTTTGTGGGTCATGGCCTGCAGAAGGACTTCCGGGTCATCAACCTGATGGTTTGGCAGGGCTCTTTTAAGAGTCTTCTT GTGCCCAAGGACCAAGTCCTTGACACTGTCTACCTGTTCCATATGCCCCGAAAACGAATGATTTCCCTGCGATTCCTTGCTTGGTACTTTCTGG ACCTGAAGATTCAAGGGGAAACCCATGACAGTATTGAGGATGCCCGCACAGCCCTTCAGCTCTACCGAAAGTATCTGGAGCTAAGCAAAAATGGCACTGAGCCTGAGTCTTTCCACAAGGTGCTCAAGGGTCTTTATGAGAAGGGCAGAAAGATGGACTGGAAGGTGCCTGAGCCTGAGGGCCAAACAAGTCCCAAGA ATGCAGCTGTCTTCTCCTCAGTGCTGGCGCTCTGA